A single genomic interval of Croceibacter atlanticus HTCC2559 harbors:
- the rnr gene encoding ribonuclease R — protein sequence MSKKKFGKKKSTQIPNLTKTILDIIRKRPNQNFNYKQIASQLNITDASGRNQIIKKLSQLAAKQQIVEVDRGKFQFNGPQDYVTGTLDMTSKGDGYVVVEDLEDDIFIPSKHINKAFHGDQVEVYIYNTRRKSKNEGEITKVIERKKKEFVGVITISEKFAFVNIQDTKMYTDFFIPKSKINGAENNMMVVVELEDWPEKADSPFGRVIEVLGVPGEHETEIHAILAQYGLPHEFPKEVEEFANKIDTSIQESEIKKRRDMRDTLTFTIDPKDAKDFDDALSFKILENGHYEVGIHIADVSHYLKPGTILDDEAYERATSVYLVDRVVPMLPEVLSNNACSLRPNEEKYTFSAVFEIDENSKIHNQWFGKTVTYSDARFAYEEAQAIIESKSTSIPADVSLTGKAYKTDDAIADAILKMDKVAKIMRRKRMGQGAISFDKVEVKFELNEANEPVGVFFKTSKDANKLIEEYMLLANKKVAEFIGKQDPKKTFVYRCHDEPNSDKLSALQNLVGRFGYTLNFKSRKTTTQSLNKLLQDVNGTKEQNLIDTLTIRTMSKAYYSTENIGHYGLAFDYYSHFTSPIRRYPDVMAHRLLQYYLDKGKSADAETYEDQCSHSSEMEYLATKAERDSIKFMQIKFMQDHKDENFLGVISGVTEWGIYVEIIDNKCEGMVRLRDISDDHYDFDEENYAIVGRKTKKVYQLGDEVYVKVKDADLVKRHLDFTLIGSKAEVETQG from the coding sequence ATGAGCAAGAAAAAATTCGGTAAGAAAAAATCTACACAGATTCCAAACCTTACTAAAACTATATTGGACATTATTCGTAAGCGTCCAAATCAAAACTTCAATTACAAACAAATTGCTTCCCAACTTAACATTACAGATGCTAGCGGAAGAAATCAAATCATAAAAAAACTTTCCCAATTAGCTGCTAAACAACAAATTGTTGAGGTAGATCGTGGTAAATTTCAATTTAATGGCCCTCAAGACTATGTTACTGGTACCTTAGATATGACTAGTAAAGGTGATGGTTATGTGGTCGTTGAAGATTTAGAAGACGATATTTTCATTCCTAGTAAGCATATTAACAAAGCATTTCACGGTGATCAGGTAGAGGTATATATTTATAATACCAGAAGAAAAAGCAAGAATGAAGGTGAAATTACCAAAGTAATTGAACGAAAGAAAAAAGAATTTGTAGGCGTTATTACTATCTCAGAAAAGTTTGCATTTGTAAACATTCAGGATACTAAAATGTATACAGATTTCTTTATTCCAAAAAGTAAGATAAACGGCGCAGAAAATAATATGATGGTCGTTGTAGAGCTAGAAGATTGGCCAGAAAAAGCCGATTCTCCTTTTGGTCGCGTTATAGAAGTTCTCGGTGTTCCAGGAGAACATGAAACAGAAATACATGCGATTCTTGCACAATATGGATTACCACATGAATTTCCAAAAGAAGTAGAAGAGTTTGCTAACAAGATAGATACATCTATACAAGAATCTGAAATTAAGAAACGTAGAGATATGCGTGATACGCTAACCTTTACAATAGATCCTAAAGATGCAAAAGATTTTGATGATGCCTTAAGTTTTAAGATTTTAGAAAACGGGCATTACGAAGTAGGAATTCATATTGCAGATGTATCTCACTATCTTAAACCAGGTACAATTTTAGATGATGAAGCTTATGAACGTGCAACATCTGTTTATTTAGTAGATAGAGTAGTGCCAATGCTTCCAGAAGTATTATCTAACAATGCTTGTTCATTACGTCCTAATGAAGAAAAATATACCTTTTCAGCTGTTTTCGAGATAGATGAAAACTCAAAAATACACAATCAATGGTTTGGTAAAACTGTAACCTATAGTGATGCCAGATTTGCATACGAAGAAGCTCAGGCAATTATTGAAAGTAAATCCACTAGCATTCCTGCAGATGTTTCTTTAACAGGAAAAGCCTATAAAACAGACGATGCTATTGCAGATGCTATTTTAAAAATGGACAAAGTAGCTAAAATCATGCGTAGAAAACGTATGGGTCAAGGTGCTATTTCTTTTGATAAAGTTGAAGTTAAATTTGAGCTTAACGAAGCTAATGAACCAGTTGGAGTTTTCTTTAAGACATCTAAAGATGCTAATAAACTTATTGAAGAATACATGTTACTTGCCAATAAGAAAGTAGCAGAATTTATAGGTAAACAAGACCCTAAAAAAACATTTGTATACCGTTGTCATGACGAGCCAAATTCAGATAAATTAAGTGCCTTACAAAACCTTGTAGGTCGTTTTGGGTACACTCTTAATTTTAAATCAAGAAAGACTACTACGCAATCTTTAAATAAACTTTTACAAGATGTAAATGGTACTAAAGAACAAAATTTAATAGATACGCTTACCATTCGTACTATGAGTAAAGCCTATTATTCTACAGAAAATATAGGGCATTACGGTTTAGCATTCGATTATTATTCACATTTCACATCGCCAATACGTCGTTATCCAGATGTCATGGCACATCGTTTATTACAGTATTATCTAGATAAAGGTAAATCTGCAGACGCAGAAACTTATGAAGATCAATGTAGCCATAGTAGTGAGATGGAGTATTTAGCTACCAAAGCAGAACGTGACTCTATAAAATTCATGCAGATTAAATTCATGCAGGATCATAAAGATGAAAATTTCTTAGGTGTAATATCTGGAGTTACAGAATGGGGAATCTATGTAGAAATTATAGATAACAAATGTGAAGGTATGGTAAGGTTAAGAGACATCTCAGATGATCACTATGATTTTGATGAAGAAAACTATGCTATTGTAGGTCGAAAAACTAAAAAAGTGTATCAATTAGGAGATGAAGTTTATGTAAAAGTAAAAGATGCAGATCTTGTAAAACGTCATTTAGATTTTACACTAATAGGAAGTAAAGCCGAAGTAGAAACACAAGGATAG
- the rpiB gene encoding ribose 5-phosphate isomerase B encodes MKIAIGNDHAGTFYKNTIVEYLKSENIEVINYGTNSEDSVDYPDFVHPVAADVESNSVNLGIIICGSGNGASMTANKHQGVRSALCWTKEITKLAREHNDANILSIPARFTSVQQALEMVKVFLNTEFEGGRHQTRVDKIACS; translated from the coding sequence ATGAAAATTGCTATTGGTAATGACCACGCTGGTACATTTTACAAAAATACAATTGTAGAGTACCTTAAATCTGAAAATATTGAAGTTATTAATTACGGGACAAACTCTGAGGATAGTGTAGATTATCCAGACTTTGTACATCCTGTTGCAGCAGATGTAGAGTCTAATAGTGTAAATCTTGGTATTATAATTTGTGGTAGTGGTAATGGTGCATCTATGACAGCTAATAAACACCAAGGCGTACGTTCTGCTTTATGCTGGACAAAAGAGATTACAAAACTTGCCAGAGAGCATAATGATGCTAATATTTTAAGCATTCCTGCACGATTTACATCTGTACAACAAGCTTTAGAGATGGTTAAAGTGTTTTTAAATACTGAGTTTGAAGGTGGTCGTCACCAAACACGTGTAGATAAAATAGCGTGTTCTTAA
- a CDS encoding GNAT family N-acetyltransferase — protein MITIAIKTFKELSTEELYSILQLRSEVFVVEQNCVYQDIDFKDQNALHVIGVKDDAIVAYTRCFKPGFYFEEASIGRVVVKDKERKYGYGYDIMNASIKAIKDVYDTDTIKISAQTYLNTFYTNLGFSNIGEGYLEDGIPHIAMIKS, from the coding sequence ATGATTACAATTGCTATTAAAACATTTAAAGAACTTAGTACCGAAGAGTTATATAGTATTCTTCAACTAAGATCGGAAGTATTTGTGGTAGAACAAAACTGTGTATATCAAGATATAGACTTTAAAGATCAAAATGCTTTACATGTAATTGGTGTGAAAGATGATGCTATAGTTGCTTATACAAGATGTTTTAAGCCTGGTTTTTATTTTGAGGAAGCAAGTATTGGTCGTGTTGTTGTAAAAGATAAAGAACGAAAATATGGTTATGGTTATGATATAATGAATGCATCTATTAAAGCTATTAAAGATGTATACGATACAGACACTATAAAAATTTCTGCTCAAACCTATTTAAATACTTTTTATACTAATCTTGGTTTTTCTAATATAGGAGAAGGCTACCTAGAAGATGGTATACCACATATTGCAATGATTAAATCATAA